In Deinococcus depolymerans, the following are encoded in one genomic region:
- a CDS encoding carbohydrate ABC transporter permease: MTTTMQAPKEKAGVKARDRIRAFWLHLALIPLAALFLAPLWMMAVFSTHPESAIFSANPPLWFGGSFGENFRGLQADTNYLRALLNSVVIASLYTAFSMLLTSMGGYAFAKFDFPGKSWLFGLILATLTIPTFVTIIPQFIMIARDMKISNTYWAVILPTLANTIGIFYMRQAFQTVPTDLLNAARIDGASEWRTFWQIALPVVRPAMAALAILLFLASWNDYLWPLLVLTQKDSYTMPVALGTLIGLTRVSWGGIMVGTAIATLPFLALFLALQRHFVAGIAGGAVKD, encoded by the coding sequence ATGACCACGACCATGCAGGCCCCCAAGGAGAAGGCGGGCGTGAAGGCCCGCGACCGCATCAGGGCGTTCTGGCTGCACCTGGCCCTGATTCCGCTGGCGGCGCTGTTCCTGGCCCCGCTGTGGATGATGGCGGTGTTCAGCACGCACCCGGAAAGCGCGATCTTCAGCGCGAACCCGCCCCTGTGGTTCGGCGGGTCGTTCGGCGAGAACTTCCGCGGCTTGCAGGCCGACACGAACTACCTGCGGGCGCTGCTGAACTCGGTGGTGATCGCGTCGCTGTACACGGCGTTCAGCATGCTGCTGACCTCCATGGGCGGGTACGCGTTCGCGAAGTTCGACTTTCCCGGCAAGAGCTGGCTGTTCGGGCTGATCCTGGCGACCCTGACCATCCCGACGTTCGTGACGATCATCCCGCAGTTCATCATGATCGCGCGTGACATGAAGATCTCGAACACGTACTGGGCGGTGATCCTGCCGACCCTGGCGAACACCATCGGGATCTTCTACATGCGTCAGGCGTTCCAGACGGTCCCGACGGACCTGCTGAACGCGGCGCGCATTGACGGGGCCAGCGAGTGGCGGACCTTCTGGCAGATCGCGCTGCCGGTCGTGCGGCCCGCCATGGCGGCGCTGGCGATCCTGCTGTTCCTGGCGTCCTGGAACGATTACCTGTGGCCGCTGCTGGTCCTGACCCAGAAGGACAGTTACACCATGCCGGTGGCGCTGGGCACGCTGATCGGCCTGACGCGCGTGTCGTGGGGCGGGATCATGGTGGGCACGGCGATCGCCACCCTTCCGTTCCTGGCGCTGTTCCTGGCGTTGCAGCGGCACTTCGTGGCGGGCATCGCGGGCGGCGCGGTCAAGGACTGA
- a CDS encoding sugar ABC transporter permease: protein MTTVPKRRPAPRAGWWARTPKAPYLFILPYLLIFLTFWAWPIISSFLMSFKDSRLGATAPFGLANWSRLVQDEFFRTALRNTLVIMIIQVPLMLSLATVLAVALNSKLLRAAGWFRFAFFAPLVVGTVAYSAVFRLLFNTDFGMVNRALTGIGLPPVDWLNQSGPAMTVLVLAMTWRWTGYNAIILLAGLQGISEDVYEAASIDGATPTQQFWKITLPLLRPSLLFCLVLSVIGTLQLFTEPALITNSGPGNATMTLGTYLYQQGFRSFNFGYASAIAYTVAAIAAIFSVVQLRLFGRDE, encoded by the coding sequence ATGACCACAGTTCCAAAGCGCCGCCCCGCCCCGAGGGCCGGATGGTGGGCGCGCACGCCCAAGGCTCCCTACCTGTTCATCCTGCCCTACCTGCTGATCTTCCTGACCTTCTGGGCGTGGCCGATCATCAGCTCCTTCCTGATGAGCTTCAAGGACTCGCGCCTGGGCGCGACCGCGCCCTTCGGACTGGCGAACTGGTCCCGGCTGGTGCAGGACGAATTCTTCCGCACGGCGCTGCGGAACACGCTGGTCATCATGATCATTCAGGTGCCGCTGATGCTGTCCCTGGCGACCGTGCTGGCCGTGGCGCTGAACAGCAAACTGCTGCGGGCGGCCGGGTGGTTCCGGTTCGCGTTCTTCGCGCCGCTGGTGGTGGGGACCGTGGCGTACTCGGCGGTGTTCCGCCTGCTGTTCAACACGGATTTCGGCATGGTGAACCGCGCACTGACCGGAATCGGGTTGCCTCCCGTGGACTGGCTGAACCAGTCCGGGCCGGCCATGACCGTGCTGGTCCTCGCCATGACGTGGCGCTGGACCGGTTACAACGCCATCATCCTGCTCGCGGGCCTGCAGGGCATCAGTGAGGACGTGTACGAGGCCGCCAGCATCGACGGCGCGACCCCCACGCAGCAGTTCTGGAAGATCACGCTGCCGCTGCTGCGCCCCAGCCTGCTGTTCTGCCTGGTGCTCAGCGTGATCGGCACGCTGCAGCTGTTCACGGAACCGGCCCTGATCACCAACAGCGGCCCCGGCAACGCCACCATGACGCTCGGCACGTACCTGTACCAGCAGGGCTTCCGCTCCTTCAACTTCGGGTACGCCAGCGCGATCGCGTACACGGTCGCGGCCATCGCGGCGATCTTCAGCGTGGTGCAGCTGCGCCTGTTCGGGAGGGACGAATGA
- a CDS encoding sugar ABC transporter substrate-binding protein → MKKLALLTALALASAASAQSLSGTVTVWSWDAAAKALQSTIPSFNKKYPNVKVNVVDLGNQNVYDRGLAGCAAGGADMPDVYSIENNEAEVFWARFPDCFVDLNTLGADKVAKNFPAFKWTELMAGNKRYAMPWDSGPVVIFYRRDLYQQAGVNPTAIKTWDDFIAAGKKVNAKFDGKVKMGIVGNGQDDEWFRMLANQNSCFYFDNAGTSVTVNKPGCVDALNTVKKLYDAQVVATGDWGGQITSFKSGKSASAMFGAWYEGTIRTNAPDQKGKWGVYPMPASKPGGVRAANLGGSALALPASSKNKAAAYAFMENALATTGGQVAMLKSQGLVPSLLSATKDPYVKVAQPYWGNQKVWQTILDTLGDVPQARGTQYFQDARQVMIVVQADFLKGKYKTAKEALDDAAKKISSATGLPVAK, encoded by the coding sequence ATGAAGAAACTCGCACTGCTGACCGCCCTTGCCCTCGCCTCTGCCGCCTCGGCCCAGAGCCTGTCCGGCACCGTGACCGTCTGGTCCTGGGACGCCGCCGCCAAGGCCCTCCAGAGCACCATTCCCAGCTTCAACAAGAAGTACCCCAACGTGAAGGTCAACGTGGTCGACCTGGGCAACCAGAACGTGTACGACCGCGGCCTGGCCGGCTGCGCCGCCGGCGGCGCCGACATGCCCGACGTGTACTCCATCGAGAACAACGAGGCCGAGGTGTTCTGGGCGCGCTTCCCGGACTGCTTCGTGGACCTGAACACCCTGGGCGCCGACAAGGTCGCCAAGAACTTCCCCGCGTTCAAGTGGACCGAACTGATGGCCGGCAACAAACGCTACGCCATGCCCTGGGATTCCGGTCCCGTCGTGATCTTCTACCGCCGCGACCTGTACCAGCAGGCCGGCGTGAACCCCACCGCCATCAAGACCTGGGACGACTTCATTGCCGCCGGTAAGAAGGTGAACGCCAAGTTCGACGGCAAGGTCAAGATGGGCATCGTCGGCAACGGCCAGGACGACGAGTGGTTCCGCATGCTCGCCAACCAGAACAGCTGCTTCTACTTCGACAACGCCGGCACCAGCGTCACGGTCAACAAGCCCGGCTGCGTGGACGCCCTGAACACCGTCAAGAAACTGTACGACGCGCAGGTCGTCGCGACCGGCGACTGGGGCGGCCAGATCACGTCCTTCAAGTCCGGCAAGAGCGCCAGCGCCATGTTCGGCGCGTGGTACGAGGGCACCATCCGCACGAACGCCCCGGACCAGAAAGGCAAGTGGGGCGTGTACCCCATGCCCGCCAGCAAGCCCGGCGGCGTGCGCGCCGCGAACCTGGGCGGCAGCGCCCTGGCCCTGCCCGCGAGCAGCAAGAACAAGGCCGCCGCGTACGCCTTCATGGAAAACGCCCTCGCCACCACCGGCGGTCAGGTCGCCATGCTCAAGAGCCAGGGCCTGGTGCCCAGCCTGCTCTCGGCCACCAAGGACCCCTACGTGAAGGTCGCCCAGCCGTACTGGGGCAACCAGAAGGTCTGGCAGACCATCCTCGACACGCTGGGCGACGTGCCCCAGGCGCGCGGCACGCAGTACTTCCAGGACGCCCGTCAGGTCATGATCGTGGTGCAGGCCGACTTCCTCAAGGGCAAGTACAAGACCGCCAAGGAAGCCCTCGACGACGCGGCCAAGAAGATCTCCAGCGCCACCGGCCTGCCGGTCGCGAAGTAA
- a CDS encoding DeoR/GlpR family DNA-binding transcription regulator has product MIDARRSEILSLVNQHGELPVTELSKLLGVSEVTVRSDLKVLADAGQVRRTRGSVRLPMDARRESPLEETRLEHSAAKRRIGRAAAALIRDGETVFIDVGSTTTEVARALSPTLQGVTVVTNGLNIALELERLPGVRVIVTGGTLRPLQHSLVSPYALDVLRHIHADRLFLGCNGVHAEHGVTNANHEEAEIKRVMVAQSREIVVVADHSKLGKISRALIAPTDRVSTLISDRSGPAPPPELRRAIPELQLA; this is encoded by the coding sequence TTGATAGATGCGCGCAGGAGCGAGATTTTATCGCTCGTGAATCAACATGGCGAACTGCCAGTTACGGAACTTTCGAAACTTCTGGGCGTCTCGGAAGTGACGGTCCGCAGCGACCTGAAAGTCCTGGCCGACGCCGGACAGGTGCGCCGCACCCGCGGCAGCGTCCGCCTGCCCATGGACGCCCGCCGCGAATCCCCCCTGGAAGAGACCCGCCTGGAACACAGCGCCGCCAAACGCCGCATCGGCCGGGCCGCCGCCGCCCTGATCCGCGACGGGGAAACCGTGTTCATCGACGTGGGCAGCACCACCACCGAGGTCGCCCGCGCCCTCTCCCCCACCCTGCAGGGCGTCACGGTCGTCACCAACGGCCTGAACATCGCGCTGGAACTCGAACGGCTGCCCGGCGTGCGCGTCATCGTGACCGGCGGCACGCTGCGGCCCCTGCAGCACTCGCTGGTCAGCCCCTACGCCCTGGACGTGCTGCGCCACATTCACGCCGACCGGCTGTTCCTGGGCTGCAACGGCGTGCACGCCGAGCACGGCGTCACCAACGCCAACCACGAGGAAGCCGAGATCAAACGCGTGATGGTCGCGCAGTCCCGCGAGATCGTGGTCGTCGCGGACCACAGCAAACTCGGCAAGATCAGCCGCGCGCTGATTGCCCCCACCGACCGCGTCAGCACCCTGATCAGCGACCGCAGCGGCCCCGCCCCACCCCCGGAACTGCGCCGCGCCATCCCGGAACTGCAACTCGCGTAG
- a CDS encoding FKBP-type peptidyl-prolyl cis-trans isomerase encodes MTADGTNGLKVEKYHEGNGAPAQAGKMVRVHYTGMLENGQKFDSSRDRGEPIEFPLGVGYVIQGWDQGIAQLNVGDKAKLTIPASLGYGAAGVPGVIPGGATLIFDVELVDVR; translated from the coding sequence ATGACTGCTGATGGGACGAACGGGCTGAAGGTCGAGAAGTACCACGAGGGAAACGGCGCTCCGGCGCAGGCGGGCAAGATGGTGCGCGTGCACTACACCGGCATGCTGGAGAACGGGCAGAAGTTCGATTCCAGCCGTGACCGTGGCGAGCCCATCGAGTTTCCGCTGGGCGTGGGCTACGTGATTCAGGGCTGGGATCAGGGGATCGCGCAGCTGAACGTGGGCGACAAGGCCAAGCTGACCATTCCGGCCAGCCTGGGCTACGGCGCGGCGGGCGTTCCCGGCGTGATTCCGGGCGGCGCGACCCTGATCTTCGACGTGGAACTCGTCGACGTCCGCTGA
- the lepB gene encoding signal peptidase I: MTPALPTPPPRPAPPRPDSAWRRWVLRGLLPVYLLSTFGATLARVDGDSMNDTLHTGDVLLLLKYPRWLRAWGVPGPYPRRGDLLIFKAPADSEYAFERLAGVRHRPYNVKRVLGLPGDTVAIRDGRVILNGRPLAESYASEGYVADQPEQTVPPGKVWVMGDNRRLGASLDSRAYGPVDLRDAAGPADLRLWPRPGPIPR; encoded by the coding sequence GTGACGCCCGCCCTCCCGACCCCCCCACCCCGGCCGGCGCCGCCCAGACCCGACAGCGCGTGGCGGCGCTGGGTGCTGCGCGGCCTGCTGCCCGTGTACCTCCTGAGCACCTTCGGCGCCACCCTGGCCCGCGTGGACGGCGACTCCATGAACGACACCCTGCACACCGGCGACGTGCTGCTGCTCCTGAAATACCCGCGCTGGCTGCGCGCCTGGGGTGTCCCCGGCCCCTACCCGCGCCGCGGCGACCTGCTGATCTTCAAGGCCCCTGCCGACAGCGAGTACGCCTTCGAACGCCTCGCCGGCGTCCGCCACCGCCCCTACAACGTCAAGCGTGTCCTGGGCCTGCCGGGCGACACGGTCGCCATCCGGGACGGCCGGGTCATCCTGAACGGCCGCCCCCTGGCCGAAAGTTACGCCAGCGAGGGCTACGTGGCCGACCAGCCCGAGCAGACCGTCCCGCCCGGCAAGGTCTGGGTCATGGGCGACAACCGACGCCTGGGCGCCAGTCTCGACAGCCGCGCCTACGGACCGGTGGACCTGCGGGACGCCGCCGGACCCGCCGACCTGCGCCTGTGGCCCCGGCCCGGCCCCATTCCCCGCTGA
- a CDS encoding DUF2259 domain-containing protein, with protein sequence MRRRRPALLIPLTVWAALGSAHANERLPVTEVRFSASGERVMAVVSGEQDGSGFGAARLNVLSTRNGQTLLGRARTLENGTAMQARAALLDTPPVPAFLRAAGLTARPASVPRYRRSYPVPYPRWEDAVTPGHAQTTPVRLWTVPVPVRLNVYAVNTTCPYPDMLPPGTRPAGFSLRVNGQVVHTDPLTPARPAAHPLNCAAGYTVERVDVQGNRVLVTLRALIPGFEGPDAVPVYVAATLK encoded by the coding sequence ATGCGACGACGGCGTCCGGCCCTGCTGATTCCACTGACGGTGTGGGCTGCCCTGGGCAGCGCCCACGCCAACGAACGCCTGCCCGTCACCGAGGTTCGCTTCAGCGCCAGCGGTGAGCGGGTCATGGCCGTCGTGAGCGGCGAGCAGGACGGCAGCGGCTTTGGTGCCGCCCGCCTCAACGTGCTGAGCACCCGCAACGGACAGACGCTGCTGGGCCGCGCCCGCACCCTGGAAAACGGCACGGCCATGCAGGCCCGCGCCGCGCTGCTGGACACGCCGCCCGTCCCGGCCTTCCTGCGCGCTGCCGGACTGACCGCCCGCCCTGCCAGCGTCCCCCGCTACCGCCGCAGCTACCCGGTCCCGTACCCCCGCTGGGAGGACGCCGTGACCCCCGGGCACGCCCAGACCACGCCCGTGCGCCTCTGGACCGTGCCGGTGCCCGTGCGCCTGAACGTGTACGCCGTGAACACCACCTGCCCGTACCCGGACATGCTGCCCCCCGGCACCCGCCCCGCCGGGTTCAGCCTCCGCGTGAACGGACAGGTCGTTCATACCGATCCCCTCACGCCCGCCCGGCCCGCCGCGCACCCGCTGAACTGCGCCGCCGGGTACACCGTCGAACGCGTGGACGTGCAGGGCAACCGCGTGCTGGTCACCCTGCGTGCCCTGATCCCGGGCTTCGAGGGGCCGGACGCCGTGCCCGTCTACGTCGCCGCCACCCTCAAGTAG
- a CDS encoding VOC family protein, with amino-acid sequence MTSHSPAPGTSPVQGLHHLTVMASDPQRNVDFYTQVLGQRLVKVTVNFDDPGTYHLYYGDRTGQPGTIMTHFPWPGARRGVRGNGEVVALAYSVPAASHAYWQARLAGHGLNATASTRFGQQVLTFEDPDGTWIELTFDDGVPVQPWPASPVPADHELRGFHSVTAWVRDTDAVRQLLVGQLGFTEVGSEPDPEGTRTRFRGSGDGVGLFVDVVERPGQPRGTFGAGSVHHVALRTRDDAEQDAYMASLSEAGYRPTPVQDRQYFHSIYFREPNGVLFEIATDAPGFPDDEPVEELGRHLKLPAWFEPQRAQIEAHVPRIVNREYGVTIGGRDLNSPPAPTQDGPDGQGVQVLTAGRPLADARVAMVLLHGRGGTAADILSLEREFNLSAFTYLAPQADGNTWYPQSFLAPVEQNQPHLNRALATVDAVMGILAAQGIPASRVVLGGFSQGACLALEYASRRPGLGGVIAFSGGLITLDRTGDLSGTPVFMGVDPRDGHIPLARFEETAATLRARGADVDARVIPGLGHTINTDELNAARALMNRVASTLA; translated from the coding sequence ATGACCTCCCACTCCCCCGCTCCCGGCACCAGCCCCGTCCAGGGCCTGCACCACCTGACCGTCATGGCCAGCGACCCCCAGCGCAACGTGGACTTCTACACGCAGGTGCTCGGGCAGCGGCTGGTGAAGGTCACCGTGAACTTCGACGACCCCGGCACGTACCACCTCTACTACGGCGACCGGACCGGGCAGCCCGGCACGATCATGACCCACTTCCCCTGGCCCGGCGCGCGGCGCGGCGTGCGCGGCAACGGCGAGGTCGTCGCGCTGGCCTACTCGGTCCCGGCCGCCAGCCACGCCTACTGGCAGGCCCGCCTCGCGGGGCACGGGCTGAACGCCACCGCCAGCACCCGCTTCGGGCAGCAGGTCCTGACCTTCGAGGACCCGGACGGCACCTGGATCGAACTGACCTTCGACGACGGCGTGCCCGTGCAGCCCTGGCCCGCCTCGCCCGTCCCGGCCGACCACGAACTGCGCGGCTTTCATTCCGTGACCGCCTGGGTGCGCGACACGGACGCCGTGCGCCAGCTGCTGGTCGGGCAACTGGGCTTCACGGAGGTCGGCAGCGAACCCGACCCGGAAGGCACCCGCACGCGGTTCCGGGGCAGCGGGGACGGCGTGGGCCTGTTCGTGGACGTCGTGGAACGGCCGGGCCAGCCGCGCGGCACCTTCGGGGCGGGCAGCGTTCACCACGTCGCGCTGCGCACCCGCGACGACGCCGAGCAGGACGCGTACATGGCGTCCCTGAGCGAGGCCGGGTACCGCCCCACCCCGGTGCAGGACCGCCAGTACTTCCATTCCATCTACTTCCGCGAACCGAACGGCGTGCTGTTCGAGATCGCCACCGACGCGCCCGGCTTCCCGGACGACGAGCCGGTCGAGGAACTCGGGCGGCACCTGAAACTCCCGGCGTGGTTCGAGCCGCAGCGCGCGCAGATCGAGGCGCACGTGCCGCGCATCGTGAACCGCGAGTACGGCGTGACCATCGGCGGACGCGACCTGAACAGCCCGCCCGCCCCCACCCAGGACGGGCCTGACGGGCAGGGCGTGCAGGTCCTGACCGCCGGACGCCCCCTGGCCGACGCGCGGGTGGCGATGGTGCTGCTGCACGGGCGCGGCGGCACGGCGGCCGACATCCTGAGCCTGGAACGCGAATTCAACCTGAGTGCGTTCACGTACCTCGCGCCGCAGGCGGACGGGAACACCTGGTACCCGCAGTCGTTCCTGGCGCCCGTCGAGCAGAACCAGCCGCACCTGAACCGCGCCCTCGCCACCGTGGACGCCGTCATGGGCATCCTGGCCGCGCAGGGCATCCCGGCCAGCCGGGTGGTGCTGGGCGGCTTCAGCCAGGGCGCGTGCCTGGCGCTGGAGTACGCCAGCCGCAGGCCGGGCCTGGGCGGCGTGATCGCCTTCAGCGGCGGCCTGATCACCCTGGACCGGACCGGCGACCTGAGCGGCACGCCCGTGTTCATGGGCGTGGACCCCCGCGACGGCCACATTCCCCTGGCCCGCTTCGAGGAGACGGCCGCGACCCTCCGCGCGCGCGGCGCGGACGTGGACGCCCGCGTGATTCCCGGCCTGGGTCACACCATCAACACCGACGAACTGAACGCCGCCCGCGCCCTGATGAACCGCGTCGCCAGCACGCTGGCGTGA
- a CDS encoding MarR family winged helix-turn-helix transcriptional regulator — protein sequence MPNRYAGSPEDRAALDAYVKLWRASHAVEVASNRHLAAHNLTISQFGVIEALYHLGPLSQRELAEKILRSSGNLTMVIDNLERDGLVRRDRDEVDRRIMRVSLTPEGEALIGRVLPQHVAGIREVFSVLTGEERDQLTRLSKKLGLALRGREQAEPVGAGRRRGARGRA from the coding sequence ATGCCGAACCGTTACGCTGGCTCACCCGAGGACCGAGCGGCGTTGGACGCCTACGTGAAGCTGTGGCGCGCGTCTCACGCCGTGGAGGTCGCCTCCAACCGGCATCTGGCCGCGCATAACCTGACCATCAGCCAGTTCGGGGTGATCGAGGCGCTGTACCACCTGGGACCGCTGAGTCAGCGGGAACTGGCCGAGAAGATCCTGCGGTCGAGCGGGAACCTGACCATGGTGATCGACAACCTGGAACGCGACGGGCTGGTGCGCCGCGACCGGGACGAGGTGGACCGCCGGATCATGCGGGTGTCGCTGACGCCGGAGGGCGAGGCGCTGATCGGGCGGGTGCTGCCGCAGCACGTGGCGGGCATCCGTGAGGTGTTCTCGGTCCTGACGGGCGAGGAACGCGATCAGCTGACCCGCCTGTCGAAGAAGCTGGGGCTGGCGCTGCGCGGGCGCGAGCAGGCCGAACCGGTCGGGGCCGGCAGGCGCCGGGGGGCGCGCGGCCGCGCCTGA
- a CDS encoding aminopeptidase, producing the protein MTSDTVSTGTGLERARAAYEAVRAQGLKLNMQRGQPADADFDLSNGLLGALGENDTHMDGLDLRNYPGGVAGLPSARALFGAYLDLKPENMIVWNNASLELQGYVLTFALLHGLRGGKPWAGQAPKMIVTVPGYDRHFLLLETLGFELLTVDMQADGPDVDAIERLAAADPSVKGVLFVPTYSNPGGETISAEKARRLTALRAAAPDFTVFADDAYRVHHLSPDPAAQDRPVNLVALCRDGGFPDRAFVFASTSKVTFAGAGLGFLGSSEDNVKWLSKYLNAQSIGPNKVEQARHVKFLQTYPGGLEGLMAAHAALIEPKFRAVNEVLSEELGTDGTFATWKNPRGGYFISLDTAEPVADRVVALADAVGVSLTPAGATYPGGKDPHNRNIRLAPTRPPVEEVYVAMRAVAACVRLATEEYRARG; encoded by the coding sequence ATGACGAGCGACACGGTGAGCACGGGAACGGGACTGGAGCGGGCGCGCGCGGCGTACGAGGCGGTGCGGGCGCAGGGCCTGAAACTGAACATGCAGCGCGGACAGCCGGCCGACGCGGACTTCGACCTGAGTAACGGCCTGCTGGGCGCGCTGGGCGAGAACGACACGCACATGGACGGCCTGGACCTGCGCAACTACCCGGGCGGCGTGGCGGGCCTGCCGTCCGCGCGGGCGCTGTTCGGCGCGTACCTGGACCTGAAGCCCGAGAACATGATCGTGTGGAACAACGCCAGCCTGGAACTGCAGGGGTACGTGCTGACGTTCGCGCTGCTGCACGGCCTGCGCGGCGGGAAACCCTGGGCGGGGCAGGCGCCGAAGATGATCGTCACGGTGCCCGGCTACGACCGGCACTTCCTGCTGCTGGAGACGCTGGGCTTCGAGCTGCTGACGGTGGACATGCAGGCCGACGGGCCGGACGTGGACGCCATCGAGCGGCTCGCGGCGGCCGACCCGTCCGTGAAGGGCGTGCTGTTCGTGCCGACGTACTCGAACCCGGGCGGCGAGACCATCAGCGCCGAGAAGGCCCGCCGCCTGACCGCGCTGAGGGCGGCCGCGCCGGACTTCACGGTCTTCGCGGACGACGCGTACCGCGTGCATCACCTGTCGCCGGACCCGGCGGCGCAGGACAGGCCGGTGAACCTCGTGGCGCTGTGCCGTGACGGGGGCTTCCCGGACCGGGCGTTCGTGTTCGCCAGCACCAGCAAGGTCACGTTCGCCGGGGCGGGCCTGGGCTTCCTGGGCAGCAGCGAGGACAACGTGAAGTGGCTCTCGAAGTACCTGAACGCACAGAGCATCGGGCCGAACAAGGTCGAGCAGGCGCGGCACGTGAAGTTCCTCCAGACCTACCCGGGCGGGCTGGAGGGCCTGATGGCGGCGCACGCGGCGCTGATCGAACCGAAGTTCCGCGCGGTGAACGAGGTCCTGAGTGAGGAACTCGGCACGGACGGCACGTTCGCCACCTGGAAGAATCCGCGCGGCGGGTACTTCATCAGCCTGGATACGGCCGAGCCGGTCGCGGACCGCGTGGTTGCCCTGGCGGACGCGGTGGGCGTGAGCCTGACCCCGGCGGGCGCCACGTACCCCGGCGGGAAGGACCCGCACAACCGCAACATCCGCCTCGCGCCGACCCGCCCGCCGGTCGAGGAGGTCTACGTGGCGATGCGCGCCGTGGCCGCCTGCGTGCGGCTGGCGACCGAGGAGTACCGCGCGCGCGGCTGA
- a CDS encoding NYN domain-containing protein, whose protein sequence is MQYIVHRPRVGVFIDTQNLYHSARDLLERTVNFETILNVATEDRELVHAISYTVERENEATARPFIYKLSTLGFKVRRMNLTLHHVTDGGKAIYEGNWDMGIVADMVRMMDHMDIIVLGSGDGDYTDIVEVLQERGKRVEVIAFREHTAQKLIDAADRFTHLPDIENGLMPARTPKASKTEE, encoded by the coding sequence ATGCAGTACATCGTTCACCGTCCGCGCGTCGGGGTGTTCATCGACACCCAGAACCTCTACCACTCGGCCCGCGACCTGCTGGAACGCACCGTGAACTTCGAGACGATCCTGAACGTCGCCACCGAGGACCGCGAACTCGTGCACGCCATCAGTTACACCGTGGAACGCGAGAACGAGGCGACCGCCCGCCCGTTCATCTACAAGCTGTCCACGCTGGGCTTCAAGGTGCGCCGCATGAACCTCACGCTGCACCACGTCACGGACGGCGGCAAGGCCATCTACGAGGGCAACTGGGACATGGGCATCGTGGCCGACATGGTCCGCATGATGGACCACATGGACATCATCGTGCTGGGCAGCGGCGACGGCGACTACACCGACATCGTCGAGGTCCTGCAGGAACGCGGCAAGCGCGTGGAGGTCATCGCGTTCCGCGAGCACACCGCGCAGAAACTCATCGACGCCGCCGACCGCTTCACGCACCTGCCCGACATCGAGAACGGCCTGATGCCCGCCCGCACGCCCAAGGCCAGCAAGACCGAGGAGTGA